From a region of the Methanobrevibacter thaueri genome:
- a CDS encoding DUF11 domain-containing protein, producing MLKNNLKINISKNFLFCICLVCLIFTSFGMVIEDSVAVELNESVSEMGSDIDIQLENSQAKDILEVDNQDSDVLAAQITVNGNRYSDIKTAVNKANPQDTIKLSGTYYASDNESYITVNKPLHFVGSGSAVLDGKNLSHAFHVLEGAKGTTFKDIKFINGYAFTGSAIHIGAKNVVVENCVFEKNKCNRSGAIYTAYDLETAENLLVKNCRFVENSGYRDQDKECSGAALSVYSKNSVVTDCIFESNYVRSDVACYGGAIQVGLDKIGSNALVSNCIFKNNRAISSTDCSHGGAGCVRNGTEYKNCTFINNSASEGGALTFHASGLISNCTFINNSASQFGGALSTGYQYDTMDLKVENCNFEGNRAPDGGAVQARGLNIQVVDSNFTKNHATNCGGAINIIAENVNVENDDFKNNTADVDGGAIFINGENTIIRKSLFTSNHAIPDYDKTDDGLGGAIYVKSVLTNIISNDFEYNTARNGSAIYYDSIGENLILMGNTLFENQAWVYRLPISCEDIYYGDSEKINVTLYGGNNIAKFNNLAVSNAIYNGAGFECLDIDGEVPVSGATDDGRLYQDSREYNMQILLTVTHEDGTMVYNKSSNSSYLGEISVNLNNLKPGKYFVSAKHFEDTYYKGITNVSSFNVIPKVDNKITVSTNASSFDFEDVVIWTVNITNLGPNNSTGVIAYNVIPEGLILLNHTFGDRYDPKTGALNISELDVGEILTYTVITVVNKTGEITNEVNITANELDVNMDNNFDEAVINVNPASDIAVDKVSSNRNPNYMEYFNWTITVTNNGPDTAHNVSVSDILPDSLIFISCDGDWDENTGIWNVGTLENGQSARLTIQCQVNRTGLAQNNVTATASEFDYDLSNNHDEEIIYTNPSSDLAIKKEVNASSANYLDIVKWTLTISNNGPDNATDVIVRDVLPEGFIYISSTHDYANGGFVIEQVNVGEIIVIEIVSRANATGNFVNVANVTSDNYDYDLTNNEDDENITVNPASDLIVSKSVDESNPKYHDTVIWTIEVRNNGPDTAHNITIKDLLPGSLVWLGDDSSGKYNPLTGKLAIESLEVGEELTLNIECMVNATGPIQNNVSVNCSEYDYNLTNNKDNETIDVEKTVDISVVKLVNNTSPNYRELVTWTLIISNDGPDKATDVYVEDALPEGLILVSYTATKGIYDNGLWAMCCLEKGEEQRLEIITRVNKTGKITNIAVIHADEYDSNLTNNQDNESVDVPLSADVEVKIRVNNTEPLFGEAVKWTVIVRNNGPDDATNVVLNEILPDELVFVDCNPTKGTYSDGQWNIGSLKVGEEQCMDLTTISNSVGRMENNVDVDCDEYDWNMSNNRDNAAVNVKPVADLSVTKIASKYRYSVGDMIEYEIEVVNNGPNTARNIKVSELMDDSLELKSFKVTMGRFDKKSLTWTIDGLNYGESARLIIRAIAISSGILNNSVVVTSDTFDPDLDNNNDFAVVNVTDIPSDEVPKNLKTSKNVITNNPSNVLEKHVTANPFWSLIGALVFSLIFLDSRILKRR from the coding sequence ATGTTAAAGAACAACTTAAAGATAAATATTAGCAAAAACTTCCTGTTTTGCATATGTCTTGTCTGTTTGATTTTCACCTCTTTCGGAATGGTAATTGAGGATTCCGTAGCTGTGGAATTGAATGAAAGCGTAAGCGAGATGGGAAGCGACATTGATATTCAACTAGAAAATTCTCAAGCAAAAGACATACTGGAGGTGGATAATCAGGATTCTGATGTCCTAGCAGCTCAAATTACAGTAAATGGAAACAGGTACAGTGACATAAAAACTGCGGTGAATAAAGCAAATCCACAAGATACGATTAAATTGAGCGGAACTTATTATGCCAGTGACAATGAGTCATACATTACCGTTAACAAGCCTTTGCATTTTGTAGGTTCAGGCTCAGCGGTACTGGATGGTAAAAACCTATCCCATGCATTTCATGTATTGGAGGGGGCCAAAGGAACAACATTTAAAGATATAAAGTTCATCAATGGTTACGCATTTACCGGTTCGGCCATTCATATCGGTGCAAAAAATGTTGTTGTAGAAAATTGCGTTTTCGAAAAGAATAAATGCAATCGGTCAGGTGCTATCTACACGGCATATGATTTGGAGACAGCCGAGAACCTGCTGGTCAAGAACTGCAGATTTGTAGAAAATAGCGGATATCGTGACCAGGATAAAGAATGTTCCGGTGCGGCCCTTTCCGTATATAGTAAAAATTCGGTAGTGACTGACTGCATATTCGAGTCAAATTATGTTAGAAGCGATGTTGCCTGCTATGGAGGAGCGATTCAGGTGGGTCTTGATAAGATTGGATCAAATGCGCTTGTATCTAATTGCATTTTCAAAAACAATCGCGCAATCAGTTCAACCGACTGTTCCCATGGGGGTGCAGGATGTGTTCGTAACGGAACCGAATATAAAAACTGCACTTTCATAAACAATAGTGCCAGCGAAGGGGGAGCACTGACATTCCATGCTTCAGGCTTAATTTCCAACTGCACTTTCATCAACAATTCCGCTAGCCAGTTTGGAGGGGCTCTTTCAACCGGTTACCAATACGACACAATGGATTTGAAAGTGGAAAACTGCAACTTTGAAGGCAATAGGGCTCCAGATGGTGGGGCCGTTCAGGCAAGAGGTTTAAATATTCAAGTAGTGGATTCCAATTTCACAAAAAACCATGCAACCAATTGTGGTGGGGCCATAAATATCATAGCTGAAAATGTCAATGTGGAAAACGATGATTTCAAAAACAACACTGCGGACGTTGATGGTGGAGCAATTTTTATCAATGGTGAAAATACCATAATCAGGAAGTCTTTGTTCACTTCAAATCATGCAATCCCAGACTATGACAAAACCGATGACGGTTTGGGTGGAGCCATTTACGTAAAAAGTGTATTGACAAACATAATATCGAATGATTTTGAATATAATACGGCAAGAAACGGAAGTGCGATTTATTATGACTCCATTGGTGAGAATCTCATATTGATGGGCAATACTCTCTTTGAAAACCAGGCTTGGGTTTACCGGTTGCCGATATCCTGTGAGGACATTTACTATGGAGACAGTGAAAAGATCAATGTAACCCTCTACGGAGGTAACAATATTGCTAAATTCAATAACCTGGCCGTTTCAAACGCCATTTATAATGGAGCGGGTTTCGAATGTCTTGACATAGACGGTGAAGTCCCTGTCAGCGGCGCCACTGATGACGGCAGACTCTATCAGGACAGTCGTGAATACAACATGCAGATACTCCTGACAGTAACCCATGAGGATGGAACCATGGTCTATAACAAATCATCCAACTCAAGCTATCTGGGTGAGATAAGCGTCAATCTGAACAATTTGAAGCCTGGAAAATATTTCGTGTCTGCAAAACACTTCGAAGACACCTATTATAAGGGAATAACAAATGTTTCATCATTCAATGTGATTCCTAAGGTCGACAACAAGATAACGGTCTCCACAAACGCATCATCATTTGATTTTGAGGATGTCGTAATCTGGACAGTCAACATCACAAACCTCGGTCCGAACAATTCAACTGGAGTCATTGCATACAACGTCATTCCTGAAGGGTTGATTTTGCTGAATCACACTTTTGGAGATAGGTATGATCCAAAAACCGGTGCATTGAACATCAGCGAATTGGATGTGGGTGAAATATTGACTTACACTGTCATTACTGTGGTGAATAAAACCGGAGAAATCACCAATGAGGTGAACATCACAGCAAATGAATTAGATGTAAATATGGACAACAATTTCGATGAGGCAGTAATCAATGTCAATCCCGCCAGTGATATAGCGGTTGATAAGGTCTCTTCAAACAGGAATCCAAATTACATGGAATATTTCAACTGGACAATAACAGTGACCAACAACGGTCCGGACACCGCTCATAACGTCAGTGTAAGTGACATCCTGCCGGACTCACTTATTTTCATCAGCTGCGATGGGGATTGGGATGAGAACACCGGAATCTGGAACGTTGGAACATTGGAAAACGGACAATCAGCCAGATTGACAATCCAATGTCAAGTCAACAGAACAGGACTGGCACAGAATAACGTCACAGCAACTGCATCCGAGTTTGACTATGACCTGTCCAACAATCACGACGAGGAAATAATCTACACAAATCCCTCCAGTGACCTGGCCATCAAAAAGGAGGTTAACGCAAGTTCCGCCAATTATCTGGACATTGTAAAATGGACATTGACAATCTCAAACAACGGTCCCGACAACGCCACAGACGTCATTGTTAGGGATGTGCTGCCTGAAGGCTTCATTTACATCAGCTCGACACACGATTATGCGAACGGTGGCTTTGTGATTGAACAGGTGAATGTCGGTGAGATAATCGTCATTGAAATAGTTTCAAGGGCGAATGCGACCGGAAATTTTGTAAATGTTGCAAATGTCACCAGCGACAACTATGATTATGACCTGACAAACAACGAGGATGATGAGAACATTACCGTCAATCCCGCAAGCGATTTGATTGTCTCCAAAAGCGTTGACGAGTCCAATCCGAAGTATCATGACACTGTCATATGGACAATTGAGGTTAGAAACAACGGTCCTGACACCGCACACAATATCACTATCAAGGACCTGCTTCCAGGTTCATTGGTATGGTTGGGCGATGACAGCTCAGGAAAATACAATCCTCTCACAGGAAAACTGGCTATTGAATCCCTGGAAGTCGGTGAAGAGTTAACATTAAACATCGAGTGCATGGTTAATGCAACCGGCCCGATTCAAAACAACGTTAGTGTAAACTGCAGTGAATACGACTACAATTTAACAAACAACAAGGATAATGAAACAATAGATGTTGAAAAAACAGTAGACATTTCCGTTGTCAAGCTGGTAAACAACACCTCACCAAACTACAGGGAACTGGTCACATGGACATTGATCATTTCAAATGACGGTCCGGATAAGGCAACCGACGTGTATGTTGAGGATGCATTGCCTGAAGGCTTAATATTGGTCAGCTACACCGCTACAAAAGGCATCTATGACAATGGCTTATGGGCCATGTGCTGTCTGGAAAAGGGCGAGGAGCAAAGACTCGAGATAATAACCAGGGTCAATAAGACCGGCAAAATAACAAATATTGCCGTGATTCATGCTGACGAGTATGATTCAAACTTGACCAACAATCAGGACAACGAATCTGTTGACGTTCCGCTATCAGCCGATGTGGAAGTTAAAATTCGCGTAAACAACACTGAGCCATTGTTCGGTGAAGCGGTAAAGTGGACAGTTATCGTTAGGAACAACGGCCCTGATGATGCCACCAATGTTGTTTTAAACGAGATTCTGCCTGATGAATTGGTATTTGTTGACTGCAATCCGACTAAGGGGACATATTCCGATGGCCAATGGAACATAGGTTCTCTGAAGGTCGGGGAGGAGCAATGCATGGATTTGACCACAATCTCAAATTCCGTTGGAAGGATGGAAAACAATGTTGATGTTGATTGTGATGAATATGACTGGAACATGTCCAACAATCGTGACAATGCCGCAGTTAATGTCAAACCGGTGGCTGACCTGTCAGTTACAAAAATCGCATCAAAATACAGGTATTCCGTAGGCGACATGATTGAGTATGAAATAGAGGTTGTCAACAACGGACCCAACACCGCTCGCAACATTAAGGTAAGCGAACTTATGGACGATTCCTTGGAATTAAAGTCATTCAAGGTCACTATGGGAAGATTTGACAAGAAATCATTGACCTGGACCATTGATGGCCTTAATTATGGTGAATCAGCAAGGCTCATCATCAGGGCAATTGCAATAAGTTCCGGAATTCTCAATAACAGTGTTGTCGTGACCAGCGATACCTTCGATCCGGATTTGGATAACAACAATGATTTTGCAGTTGTAAACGTCACTGACATTCCATCAGATGAGGTGCCAAAGAATTTGAAAACATCTAAAAATGTGATAACCAATAATCCATCCAATGTTTTGGAAAAGCACGTCACTGCAAATCCATTTTGGAGTTTAATAGGCGCTTTGGTCTTTTCATTGATATTTTTGGATTCAAGAATTTTAAAGAGAAGGTAA
- a CDS encoding adhesin gives MKKQIAILIMALLIIAPAIHDVSAAKTVFITSDNIVDHDTDLRVLNSIKSYIEEISGGELQVIVDNEAPAAGEGWRAIEVTSDVSICLAASDAGNYLQLGTASANSDKQYIFVNIGDYDLDNHTNFLRRAWDDNYSNESLAGMHDPGTFLKNAGVYYIQPTKEFPQNTDDGIMDRYDEGMNRQIAQEIVDIVNAHGGDSKVLSDSLVTHNIVKPAVMAQASNALVESGDKEMQGTYGNYTAAQLLYQTSSYLNGNGLDVPKSYDPPSDPLGISFFTKDTYSVYDYFNMAGIVREYMDQNGKAPDSIEYNGAHISYYDLLYNFAKITQNHTDAEHMGFESEYHFDKVNDSILLHIFPFVVILFVLLIAYRFFKRIRRF, from the coding sequence ATGAAAAAACAGATTGCAATACTTATAATGGCACTACTTATTATCGCTCCCGCTATTCATGATGTGAGTGCGGCAAAAACCGTTTTCATTACATCAGATAATATTGTAGACCATGATACTGATTTACGAGTATTAAATTCAATTAAAAGTTATATAGAAGAAATCAGCGGAGGGGAACTTCAGGTAATCGTTGATAATGAAGCTCCTGCCGCAGGAGAAGGATGGAGAGCAATAGAAGTGACAAGTGATGTGAGCATATGTCTGGCAGCATCAGATGCCGGAAACTACTTGCAGCTTGGTACTGCTTCAGCAAATTCCGATAAACAATACATATTTGTCAATATCGGGGACTATGATCTGGACAACCATACAAACTTCCTTAGAAGGGCATGGGACGACAACTATTCAAACGAAAGCCTGGCAGGAATGCATGACCCTGGAACATTTCTGAAAAACGCAGGAGTATATTACATCCAGCCAACCAAGGAATTCCCTCAAAATACTGATGATGGAATTATGGACAGGTATGATGAAGGCATGAACAGGCAAATCGCACAAGAGATTGTGGACATTGTTAACGCTCATGGAGGAGATTCTAAAGTCTTAAGCGATTCCCTGGTTACACACAACATAGTGAAACCTGCAGTGATGGCACAGGCAAGCAATGCATTGGTTGAAAGTGGAGATAAGGAAATGCAAGGAACCTACGGCAACTATACTGCCGCACAATTATTATATCAGACCAGTTCCTACCTGAACGGAAATGGATTGGACGTTCCTAAATCATATGACCCTCCAAGCGATCCTCTTGGAATTTCATTCTTTACAAAGGACACATACTCAGTTTATGATTATTTCAATATGGCAGGAATTGTCAGGGAATACATGGACCAGAACGGTAAGGCTCCAGACTCAATAGAATATAATGGAGCACATATCAGTTATTACGACTTATTATATAATTTTGCAAAGATAACACAAAATCATACTGATGCAGAACATATGGGCTTTGAAAGTGAATATCACTTCGATAAAGTAAACGATTCAATATTATTACATATATTCCCATTCGTAGTAATATTATTCGTTTTATTAATAGCATATCGCTTCTTCAAAAGGATAAGAAGGTTTTAA
- a CDS encoding MIP family channel protein yields the protein MKRYISELIGTMVLVLFGCGSAAIAGSVLGTFGIAMAFGLSIVAMAYVIGDISGCHVNPAVSIGMWIDGRLETKDLLVYIVFQLIGAIIGIALLVMIINSAPSLGGYAATGLGQNGFGSASSVGLDVVGAILVEIILTFVFVFTVLGVTKKAENAAVAGIVIGLTLAFVHILGIPLTGTSVNPARSLAPALFLGGQALEQVWVFILAPVVGAIIAGVLFKGLTSEDA from the coding sequence ATGAAAAGATATATATCAGAATTAATAGGGACAATGGTTCTTGTCCTGTTCGGTTGTGGAAGTGCAGCCATAGCAGGTTCCGTCTTAGGCACTTTCGGAATCGCAATGGCATTCGGTTTATCCATCGTGGCGATGGCTTATGTGATTGGAGACATCTCAGGATGTCACGTCAATCCTGCAGTGTCCATCGGTATGTGGATTGATGGAAGACTGGAAACAAAAGATCTCTTAGTGTATATTGTATTCCAGCTCATCGGTGCGATAATAGGTATTGCACTCCTGGTAATGATTATCAATTCCGCTCCAAGCCTTGGAGGATATGCCGCAACAGGATTAGGTCAAAACGGATTCGGTTCAGCTTCAAGTGTTGGACTTGACGTAGTGGGAGCCATACTTGTCGAAATTATCCTAACCTTTGTATTTGTATTCACCGTGCTTGGAGTTACTAAAAAAGCGGAAAACGCTGCTGTAGCGGGCATTGTAATCGGTTTAACCCTTGCTTTTGTTCATATCTTAGGTATTCCGTTAACCGGTACATCAGTAAACCCGGCACGTAGTTTAGCACCTGCATTGTTCCTTGGCGGACAAGCTCTCGAACAGGTTTGGGTGTTCATCCTGGCACCTGTCGTTGGAGCGATCATTGCAGGAGTTTTATTCAAAGGTTTAACATCAGAGGATGCATAA
- a CDS encoding nitroreductase family protein: MNLKEQIFVRMSCRDYSDDEIDMDLIHDFMSGVRALDDSLRYDYEILNASEVNIRTRWSAPYYLAINCEKGELYLENAGFVFQQLSLYLQGLGIGSCWVGMASPKKKSEGFVIAMAFGKSENMTRDLSGFKRKSLLEISDREDERLIPAQLAPSAINSQPWYFRHTDDGFDVYQKKQNIIKRQVLKKWNPIDIGIALAHMYVSNEESFEFHKKASFEEIKGFTYTGSIKI; encoded by the coding sequence ATGAATTTAAAGGAACAGATTTTTGTCAGAATGTCCTGCAGGGATTATTCGGATGATGAGATTGACATGGATTTGATTCACGATTTCATGTCTGGTGTCAGGGCATTGGATGACTCCCTGAGATATGATTATGAAATTTTAAATGCAAGTGAGGTCAATATACGCACCCGCTGGTCGGCACCATATTATCTGGCCATCAACTGCGAGAAAGGTGAACTTTACCTTGAAAATGCGGGTTTTGTCTTCCAGCAGTTGTCATTATACCTTCAGGGATTGGGAATCGGCAGCTGTTGGGTCGGAATGGCATCTCCCAAGAAAAAATCTGAGGGTTTCGTAATTGCCATGGCATTCGGCAAGTCAGAGAATATGACAAGGGATTTGAGCGGATTTAAAAGGAAGTCACTTCTTGAGATATCCGACAGGGAGGATGAAAGGCTGATTCCTGCCCAACTTGCTCCGTCAGCCATCAACTCACAGCCATGGTATTTCAGGCATACTGATGACGGCTTTGACGTCTATCAGAAAAAGCAGAACATAATCAAACGTCAGGTCCTTAAGAAATGGAACCCGATTGACATTGGAATTGCATTGGCGCATATGTATGTGTCCAATGAGGAAAGTTTTGAATTCCATAAAAAAGCTAGTTTTGAAGAGATTAAGGGCTTCACATATACTGGAAGCATTAAGATTTAA
- the pyrH gene encoding UMP kinase, translated as MKIVVAIGGSILLKEYDCKKFQEYSAILKDLATEHELFVVVGGGKPAREYISVVRDLGAGEAQCDDIGIEVTRINAKLMLSALGDAAYQRVPHNFQEALEFSATGKIIVMGGTEPAHSTDAVSAILAEYVQADKLINLTSVDGMYTKDPNKFDDAELVPEITATDLLEFLSGKDVKAGTYEFFDTTAVQMIKRSDLETVITNGFEPENLIKAVNGENIGTKIINE; from the coding sequence ATGAAAATTGTTGTTGCAATTGGAGGATCAATTTTACTAAAAGAATATGACTGTAAGAAATTCCAGGAATACAGTGCTATCTTAAAGGATTTGGCAACCGAACATGAACTGTTTGTTGTTGTTGGCGGCGGTAAGCCTGCAAGAGAATACATCAGCGTAGTTCGTGATTTGGGTGCCGGTGAAGCGCAATGCGATGACATTGGAATTGAAGTTACAAGAATCAATGCCAAATTAATGTTGTCCGCACTCGGCGATGCCGCATACCAAAGGGTGCCACATAATTTCCAGGAAGCACTGGAATTCTCAGCAACAGGAAAAATCATAGTCATGGGCGGAACCGAACCTGCACACAGTACCGATGCGGTATCAGCCATATTGGCCGAATATGTCCAGGCAGACAAGCTCATTAACTTGACTTCTGTTGATGGAATGTATACAAAAGATCCAAATAAGTTTGATGATGCCGAACTCGTCCCTGAAATTACCGCAACAGACCTTCTTGAATTCCTAAGCGGCAAGGACGTTAAGGCAGGAACCTATGAATTTTTCGACACCACTGCAGTACAGATGATTAAGAGGTCCGACCTCGAGACCGTTATTACCAACGGATTTGAACCTGAAAACCTAATCAAGGCGGTGAACGGGGAAAATATCGGTACCAAAATTATCAATGAATAA
- a CDS encoding TatD family hydrolase: MDNLIDIGLNLMHKSFRKDRVEIIEEAKKVGVNQFIITGTNVNSSQLAAEYASKYPGTLFSTSGVHPHDAKTCNGHTMFELEKIARNESVVAIGECGLDYNRNFSPQDLQRKWFEAQIEVAERTDMPLFLHEREAHKDLCEILKRHDSVIERSVVHCFTGNKQEAQNYADLGCYIGVTGWICDMKRGRDLQEAVSAIPPEKLMIETDAPFLIPKNFDKKPKKNRNEPKYLPHILETIALCMGIDAEELATQVTKNTKEFFKI; encoded by the coding sequence GTGGATAACCTAATAGATATCGGCTTGAATCTGATGCACAAATCCTTCAGAAAGGATAGGGTTGAAATAATTGAGGAAGCCAAGAAGGTTGGCGTTAACCAGTTTATCATTACTGGAACCAACGTGAACTCAAGTCAATTGGCTGCAGAATACGCATCAAAATATCCTGGAACCCTGTTTTCAACATCAGGAGTTCATCCTCATGACGCCAAAACCTGTAACGGTCACACAATGTTCGAACTTGAAAAGATAGCCAGAAACGAAAGTGTCGTGGCCATTGGAGAATGCGGTCTTGACTACAACAGAAACTTTTCGCCTCAAGACCTGCAAAGAAAATGGTTTGAAGCGCAGATAGAGGTTGCTGAACGTACAGACATGCCCCTGTTTCTGCATGAAAGGGAGGCCCATAAGGACCTGTGCGAAATCCTGAAAAGACATGACAGCGTCATAGAAAGATCAGTTGTTCACTGTTTTACCGGGAACAAGCAGGAAGCACAAAATTATGCTGATTTAGGTTGTTATATAGGTGTTACAGGCTGGATCTGTGACATGAAAAGAGGTAGAGACTTGCAGGAAGCTGTGAGTGCAATTCCTCCTGAAAAACTAATGATTGAAACGGATGCTCCGTTTCTTATACCCAAGAACTTTGACAAGAAACCCAAAAAGAACAGAAACGAACCAAAATATTTACCTCACATCCTCGAGACAATTGCATTATGCATGGGAATCGACGCAGAAGAACTCGCAACTCAAGTTACCAAAAATACTAAAGAATTTTTCAAAATATAA
- a CDS encoding DUF2116 family Zn-ribbon domain-containing protein, whose translation MAVDPHKHCPICGTPIPLNELVCSPDCQKVWDARLNQRKRSQIILYVVIAIFLIIWAIMTFMK comes from the coding sequence ATGGCAGTAGACCCTCATAAACATTGCCCAATTTGTGGAACCCCAATTCCATTGAATGAACTTGTATGCTCCCCGGATTGCCAAAAAGTCTGGGACGCTAGATTAAACCAAAGAAAAAGATCACAAATAATCTTATACGTAGTTATTGCAATCTTTTTAATAATCTGGGCAATAATGACATTCATGAAATAG
- a CDS encoding heavy metal-binding domain-containing protein yields the protein MILTSSNTLESKEIIEYKGLVTGESLIGANIYKDLFSGVRDVVVGRTTQYEEELQKARNIALESMEKKAESLGANAIVGLKLSYDNLGGTMGNTILVTVYGTAVKCE from the coding sequence ATGATTTTAACCTCCTCAAACACCCTAGAGAGTAAAGAAATTATAGAATATAAAGGACTGGTTACTGGAGAATCCCTAATCGGTGCGAATATCTATAAAGACCTGTTTTCCGGAGTTCGTGATGTCGTGGTTGGAAGAACCACCCAATATGAGGAAGAACTCCAAAAGGCAAGAAACATCGCTTTGGAAAGCATGGAAAAGAAAGCAGAAAGCTTAGGTGCCAATGCCATTGTAGGCCTTAAGCTTTCCTATGACAATCTAGGCGGAACAATGGGTAACACAATCCTCGTAACAGTCTATGGCACTGCAGTTAAATGTGAATAG
- a CDS encoding tetratricopeptide repeat protein, with amino-acid sequence MSEERKVGKNFDADEADSIFDKLKNVEGKIKPKREGKFDSITHLMQEAQLLEKGNKYDEAIKLYKEVIFQLPDSTKAYEALINIYEKQGDVEAEKDILKKAISNCGKNEDFKKRLEKIE; translated from the coding sequence ATGAGCGAAGAGAGAAAAGTCGGTAAAAACTTCGATGCTGATGAAGCGGACAGCATCTTTGATAAGCTGAAGAATGTTGAGGGAAAAATCAAGCCAAAAAGGGAAGGTAAGTTCGATAGCATCACCCATCTGATGCAGGAAGCTCAACTTCTTGAAAAGGGCAATAAATATGATGAGGCAATTAAACTATATAAGGAAGTCATTTTCCAGTTGCCGGATTCAACAAAAGCCTATGAGGCGCTAATTAATATCTATGAAAAGCAGGGTGATGTCGAAGCCGAGAAAGACATCTTAAAAAAGGCAATCAGCAACTGCGGTAAAAATGAGGATTTTAAAAAGAGATTGGAAAAAATTGAATAG
- a CDS encoding sulfite exporter TauE/SafE family protein — protein sequence MFPIEYFIGLMLIGICAGFASGLLGIGGGFLIVPLQYFLLKYIGVEPDLAILISFGTSLAIIIPTSLSGAYRHTRTMDNIIKPGIRLGIFGIIGGAIGGFAASMMPSRALEIIFGCLLLFITVNNIISINKEREEARIPFNLVTTGVIGVLVGFSSGLLGVGGGIFLIAILTALLGFSMIEAIGTSSIFICLTAIGGFLSYVVSGWGVSTFPYSIGYVSLINFALIACFSVPFASLGAKFAHRIPQKKLKIVFSLLVLYMALKMLGILP from the coding sequence ATGTTTCCAATAGAATATTTCATCGGACTAATGCTGATAGGTATCTGCGCAGGATTCGCATCAGGCCTTTTGGGCATAGGTGGCGGATTTTTAATTGTGCCCTTGCAGTATTTTTTACTGAAATACATAGGTGTCGAACCTGATTTGGCGATATTAATCTCATTTGGAACCAGTCTGGCCATTATCATCCCGACATCCTTGAGCGGAGCATATAGGCACACCCGGACAATGGACAATATCATAAAGCCAGGAATCCGATTGGGGATTTTCGGAATAATCGGAGGAGCCATAGGAGGATTTGCAGCTTCCATGATGCCGTCAAGGGCTCTGGAAATAATCTTCGGATGCTTGTTGCTGTTCATTACTGTGAACAATATCATCAGCATAAACAAGGAAAGGGAAGAGGCAAGGATACCATTCAATCTAGTCACAACTGGAGTAATCGGTGTTTTGGTCGGATTCTCATCAGGTCTTTTAGGTGTTGGTGGGGGAATATTTCTAATAGCCATCCTAACTGCGCTTCTTGGATTTTCAATGATTGAAGCCATTGGGACATCCTCTATCTTTATTTGCCTAACTGCAATTGGAGGATTCTTATCATATGTGGTTTCAGGATGGGGTGTAAGCACATTTCCATACTCAATAGGTTATGTGAGCCTAATCAATTTTGCATTGATTGCTTGTTTTTCAGTGCCTTTTGCCTCTTTAGGTGCCAAATTCGCACATAGGATACCTCAAAAGAAGTTGAAGATAGTGTTTTCCCTATTGGTATTGTACATGGCATTGAAAATGTTGGGAATTCTACCTTAA